A single genomic interval of Novosphingobium ginsenosidimutans harbors:
- a CDS encoding UDP-2,3-diacylglucosamine diphosphatase has protein sequence MLVRDRQDDQLDLRLDDKGLDRRPVPAWLLGADPKGFRPKRRYRTVWISDVHLGTRGCNAVMLVDFLRSVECDTLYLVGDIVDGWRLRKGWYWPDAHNEVVRRVLKMAHCGTRVVLIAGNHDEVLRDYAGMSLGGIEIALEDIHCTADGRRLLITHGDSFDTVVLYARWLAFLGDMAYGILLRANVVINAVRRRLKLPYWSLAAHLKRKVKNAVAYVSSFEEALAHEAAERNLDGIVCGHIHCAEIRQIGDITYYNDGDWVESCTALVEETSGAMQIIHWAEECAIPADANELLIEECAI, from the coding sequence ATGCTCGTTCGCGACCGACAAGACGATCAGCTTGACCTTCGTTTAGATGACAAAGGGCTTGACCGCCGCCCAGTTCCGGCCTGGCTGCTGGGTGCCGATCCCAAGGGTTTCCGACCCAAGCGCCGTTACCGCACCGTCTGGATATCGGACGTCCATCTCGGCACGCGCGGCTGCAATGCCGTCATGCTGGTCGACTTCCTGCGTTCGGTGGAATGCGACACGCTCTACCTGGTCGGTGACATTGTCGACGGCTGGCGCCTGCGCAAGGGCTGGTACTGGCCCGATGCCCACAACGAGGTGGTGCGCCGCGTGCTCAAGATGGCACACTGCGGCACGCGCGTGGTGCTCATTGCGGGCAACCACGACGAGGTGCTGCGCGACTATGCCGGGATGAGCCTGGGCGGGATCGAGATCGCACTGGAAGACATCCACTGCACCGCCGATGGCCGCCGCCTGCTGATTACTCACGGCGACAGCTTCGATACGGTCGTGCTTTATGCCCGCTGGCTCGCCTTCCTTGGTGACATGGCATACGGCATCCTGCTCCGCGCCAACGTGGTGATCAACGCCGTGCGTCGCCGGCTGAAGCTGCCCTACTGGTCGCTCGCCGCGCACCTCAAGCGCAAGGTCAAGAATGCTGTGGCCTATGTCAGCAGCTTCGAAGAGGCGCTGGCCCACGAGGCGGCGGAGCGCAACCTCGACGGGATCGTCTGCGGCCACATCCACTGCGCCGAGATCCGCCAGATCGGCGATATTACCTATTACAACGACGGCGACTGGGTAGAAAGCTGCACGGCCCTCGTCGAGGAAACCAGTGGCGCGATGCAGATCATCCACTGGGCCGAGGAATGCGCCATCCCCGCCGATGCCAATGAACTGCTGATCGAGGAGTGCGCCATATGA